A part of Astyanax mexicanus isolate ESR-SI-001 chromosome 2, AstMex3_surface, whole genome shotgun sequence genomic DNA contains:
- the pmch gene encoding pro-MCH — protein sequence MVNSSSLIIALALFIRCTFHSAAFALPAGRTDEERLVPDSFSSALDDDLLNAVGSGALSRRFPIIEGRLADEDGTKRIFILSDLGLKGSAASDTSPTSGRPFPLLSLRRADRAPAGVLKDERRDVDGLNAVARRDLDSTLLRCMIGRVYRPCWQA from the exons ATGGTCAACTCATCTTCACTCATCATCGCTCTGGCGCTTTTCATCAGGTGCACCTTTCATTCAGCAGCCTTCGCTCTGCCTGCAGGTCGAACGGACGAAGAGCGACTCGTCCCGGACAGCTTCAGTTCAGCGCTGGATGATGATCTACTGAACGCAGTGGGGAGCGGCGCTCTCTCAAGGAGATTCCCCATCATAGAGGGAAGACTGGCTGATGAAGACGGGACCAAGAGGATTTTCATCCTTTCA GATCTTGGATTAAAGGGTTCTGCGGCGAGCGACACTAGCCCCACCTCTGGCCGACCCTTCCCTTTGCTGTCGCTGCGGAGAGCGGATCGTGCTCCTGCCGGAGTCCTGAAAGACGAGCGGCGTGATGTAGACGGCCTCAACGCCGTGGCCAGAAGAGACTTGGACAGCACAC tgCTGAGGTGTATGATCGGGAGAGTGTATCGACCCTGCTGGCAAGCTTAA